From the genome of Bombus huntii isolate Logan2020A chromosome 14, iyBomHunt1.1, whole genome shotgun sequence, one region includes:
- the LOC126873453 gene encoding facilitated trehalose transporter Tret1-like, producing MLGLIMAQQLSGNFITMQYLHVLLSKTTIGLDTHEATMLVLGADSISSSISPLQVESKGRRELLILSTLGSCSTLIILAIYLLLDQHEFDVSNFSILPVIDLIIYQVMFHIGLGTLPNVLLRELFPAELKGSVRAIIIIFDGIIGFTVPKLYQVITDNAGSCGIYFIFAASCSVAFVIVFIWVPETKGKTYHEIKALLVGENLNSPNEEVSTAGMDSREI from the coding sequence ATGCTTGGTTTGATCATGGCACAACAACTTAGCGGAAACTTCATCACTATGCAGTATCTGCATGTGTTGTTGAGCAAAACAACGATTGGCCTCGACACACACGAAGCGACGATGTTGGTCCTGGGTGCCGACTCTATATCTAGTTCTATATCCCCATTACAAGTGGAATCTAAGGGAAGAAGAGAACTTTTGATTCTGTCTACGCTTGGATCGTGTTCTACATTGATTATTCTAGCAATTTATCTTTTGTTAGATCAACATGAGTTTGACGTTTCCAACTTCTCTATTCTTCCAGTTATCGACTTAATTATATATCAAGTAATGTTTCACATTGGTTTAGGTACGTTACCCAATGTTCTCCTACGCGAGTTATTTCCTGCAGAACTAAAAGGCTCCGTTCGTGCCATCATTATAATTTTCGATGGTATAATTGGTTTTACCGTGCCGAAACTGTATCAAGTGATTACCGATAATGCAGGATCGTGCGGGATTTACTTTATCTTCGCGGCATCATGCTCGGTGGCATTTGTGATAGTGTTCATATGGGTACCggaaacaaaaggaaaaacgTATCACGAGATTAAAGCGCTTCTAGTTggtgaaaatttgaattcacCGAATGAAGAAGTTAGCACCGCTGGAATGGATAGTCGTGAAATATGA